The Streptomyces sp. NBC_01353 genome contains a region encoding:
- a CDS encoding carbon-nitrogen hydrolase family protein has product MSRILGVALAQVAPVTGDPQATFAKFSREVRSLKALSPSIDLVVFPELYLSAFGSFDARHPAGYLDRLAEPIPGPTTDAVCRLAADTGLWIVPGSIPEGSAKGVHNTAVAISPQGEVVASYRKIFPWMPYETSVPGDTYVTFDIPRVGRFGLAICYDGWVPEISRTLAWMGAEVIIQPTYTRTSDREQELVLARANAITNQVYVLNPNIGGLFGTGRSIATDPEGRVLAQGGAGEEFLTFHLDLDLVATTRERGTLGLNPLWKQLRDAPPPFPPATEGYDKGQIMSGLGSLHPARAGSTGA; this is encoded by the coding sequence GTGAGCCGAATCCTCGGCGTCGCCCTCGCCCAGGTCGCACCCGTAACCGGCGACCCCCAGGCCACATTCGCGAAGTTCAGCCGCGAGGTGCGCTCCCTCAAAGCCCTCTCCCCGTCCATCGACCTGGTCGTCTTCCCCGAGCTCTACCTGAGTGCCTTCGGCAGCTTCGACGCCCGCCACCCGGCCGGCTACCTCGACCGCCTCGCCGAACCGATCCCGGGCCCCACCACCGACGCGGTATGCCGGCTCGCGGCCGACACCGGGCTGTGGATCGTCCCCGGCAGCATCCCGGAGGGGTCGGCCAAGGGCGTCCACAACACGGCCGTCGCCATCTCCCCGCAGGGCGAAGTGGTGGCCTCGTACCGCAAGATCTTCCCCTGGATGCCGTACGAGACCTCCGTGCCCGGCGACACCTACGTCACCTTCGACATCCCCCGGGTGGGCCGCTTCGGCCTGGCGATCTGCTACGACGGCTGGGTGCCGGAGATCTCCCGCACCCTCGCCTGGATGGGCGCCGAGGTCATCATCCAGCCCACCTACACCCGCACCTCCGACCGCGAGCAGGAACTGGTCCTCGCCCGCGCCAACGCCATCACCAACCAGGTGTACGTTCTCAACCCGAACATCGGCGGCCTCTTCGGCACCGGCCGCAGCATCGCCACCGACCCCGAAGGCCGCGTGCTGGCCCAGGGCGGCGCAGGCGAGGAGTTCCTCACCTTCCACCTCGACCTCGACCTCGTGGCCACCACCCGGGAACGCGGCACCCTCGGCCTGAACCCCCTGTGGAAGCAGCTGCGCGACGCCCCGCCCCCCTTCCCGCCCGCCACCGAGGGCTACGACAAGGGCCAGATCATGAGCGGCCTCGGCTCGCTGCATCCCGCCCGGGCCGGATCGACAGGAGCCTGA
- a CDS encoding ATP-binding cassette domain-containing protein — MILDVQQLVKTFGSHTAVAGVDLDITAGEVHALVGESGSGKTTLARCVLGLIPPTSGTVHIAGRPLTGLRRKELRRLRHQVQIVFQNPYAALNPRMTVRQLIAEPLREAGRPVTDTTAELARVGLPATVLTRYPHQLSGGQCQRVALARALAVGPSLLVLDEPTSALDVSVQAQILNLLLDLREHSDLAFLLITHDLGVVRHIADRVSVMLHGELVETGPTAQVLDSPQHPYTRRLLDAVPGLRPPDDTPPSTPAAATAQGALQ; from the coding sequence GTGATCCTCGACGTACAGCAGCTCGTCAAGACCTTCGGCTCGCACACCGCCGTCGCCGGCGTCGACCTCGACATCACCGCAGGAGAAGTACACGCGCTGGTAGGCGAGTCGGGCTCGGGCAAGACCACCCTCGCGCGCTGCGTGCTGGGCCTGATCCCGCCCACCTCCGGCACCGTCCACATCGCGGGCCGCCCGCTCACCGGGCTGCGCCGCAAGGAGTTGCGGCGGCTGCGCCACCAGGTGCAGATCGTCTTCCAGAACCCCTACGCCGCCCTCAACCCCCGGATGACCGTCCGGCAACTCATCGCCGAGCCACTGCGCGAGGCCGGCCGCCCCGTGACCGACACCACCGCGGAACTGGCGCGCGTCGGCCTGCCCGCGACCGTCCTCACCCGCTACCCCCACCAGCTCTCCGGCGGCCAGTGCCAGCGCGTCGCCCTCGCCCGCGCCCTCGCCGTCGGGCCCTCGCTGCTGGTCCTTGACGAACCCACCTCCGCCCTCGACGTCTCCGTCCAGGCCCAGATCCTCAACCTGCTGCTCGACTTGCGCGAGCACAGCGACCTCGCCTTCCTCCTCATCACCCACGACCTGGGCGTGGTCCGGCACATCGCGGACCGGGTCAGCGTCATGCTGCACGGCGAACTCGTCGAGACCGGGCCCACCGCCCAGGTCCTGGACTCCCCCCAGCACCCCTACACCCGCAGGCTGCTCGACGCCGTCCCCGGGCTCCGCCCACCGGACGACACCCCGCCGAGCACACCCGCAGCCGCCACCGCACAAGGAGCTCTCCAGTGA
- a CDS encoding dipeptide/oligopeptide/nickel ABC transporter permease/ATP-binding protein, translating into MSHSPQTIPPRSARFTALLRDPLAVLGLVLLAALVAAALLTPWLAPHPDQGAGAAEVAARHLPPGAGHLLGTDNLGRDVLSRIIYGARPALTVPLLVVGLAVLVGVPLGLIAGFRGGRVGEAIMRLCDMFLAFPPLLLAMAIVATLGPGLEHAALALAIAWWPWYTRLVQGITASMRERPFVEGARALGLKDRVVMVRHILRNAVSPILVQATVDIGTVILAAGSLAFLGLGTRPPQADWGLMVAEARGDLQTHWWAALFPGLAILLTVLAFNLFGDALRDVFDPRTEARSAAARRGLRTLAGQAAALLRRRPEGKDTDAASPLPATEDETAPGPGKQRADGQTAALLEISRLRVTIGDAAVVRDVSLRVRAGEVVGVVGESGCGKSLTALSVLGMLPAGAETSGGIRLQGQDLRAAGFHTIRGRKVAMVFQNPAASFDPVTPLGRQLDRLVRLHQGGTRSEAAQQVSTALTEVGLDAERVTRSYPHQLSGGMLQRVMIAAALLCRPDLLIADEPTTALDVTVAKEFRSLLRRLQAEHGFGVLYITHNLGEVRELCTRMYVLYAGQVVESGPVADVLDTPDHPYTRALLAALPDRAAPGKALPSIPGNVPDRPDLLTGCPFADRCAHTTEACATPLPLNTAGARASACHLTQPKGVPA; encoded by the coding sequence ATGAGCCACAGCCCGCAGACCATCCCACCGCGCAGCGCCCGCTTCACCGCCCTGCTCCGCGACCCGCTCGCCGTCCTCGGCCTGGTGCTGCTCGCGGCCCTGGTCGCCGCCGCCCTGCTCACCCCCTGGCTCGCCCCGCACCCTGATCAGGGCGCCGGAGCCGCCGAGGTCGCAGCCCGCCACCTGCCACCCGGCGCCGGCCACCTGCTCGGCACCGACAACCTCGGCCGCGACGTGCTCAGCCGCATCATCTACGGTGCCCGGCCGGCGCTGACCGTCCCGCTCCTCGTGGTCGGGCTCGCCGTGCTGGTGGGCGTCCCGCTGGGACTGATCGCAGGCTTCCGCGGCGGGCGCGTGGGCGAGGCGATCATGCGGCTGTGCGACATGTTCCTGGCCTTCCCGCCCCTGCTGCTCGCCATGGCCATCGTGGCCACCCTCGGCCCCGGCCTGGAGCACGCCGCCCTCGCGCTGGCCATCGCCTGGTGGCCCTGGTACACCCGGCTGGTCCAGGGCATCACCGCATCCATGCGTGAGCGGCCCTTCGTCGAGGGAGCGCGCGCCCTGGGGCTCAAGGACCGAGTCGTCATGGTCCGGCATATCCTGCGCAACGCCGTCTCACCGATTCTGGTGCAGGCCACCGTCGACATCGGCACGGTGATCCTGGCCGCCGGATCACTGGCCTTCCTCGGCCTGGGCACCCGCCCGCCGCAGGCGGACTGGGGCCTGATGGTCGCCGAGGCCCGCGGCGACCTCCAGACCCACTGGTGGGCGGCGCTCTTCCCGGGCCTGGCCATCCTCCTCACCGTGCTGGCCTTCAACCTCTTCGGCGACGCTCTGCGTGACGTGTTCGACCCACGCACGGAAGCCCGCTCCGCCGCCGCGCGCCGTGGCCTGCGCACACTGGCCGGGCAGGCCGCCGCTCTGTTGCGGCGCCGGCCGGAGGGGAAGGACACCGACGCGGCGAGCCCCCTGCCCGCCACTGAGGACGAGACCGCGCCCGGCCCGGGCAAGCAGCGCGCAGACGGTCAGACTGCAGCCCTGCTGGAGATCTCCCGGCTGCGCGTCACCATCGGCGACGCCGCCGTCGTACGCGACGTCTCCCTCCGCGTGCGCGCGGGCGAGGTCGTGGGGGTGGTCGGCGAGAGCGGCTGCGGCAAGTCCCTGACCGCCCTCAGTGTCCTCGGCATGCTCCCCGCCGGAGCCGAAACCTCCGGCGGCATCCGGCTCCAGGGCCAGGACCTGCGGGCCGCCGGCTTCCACACGATCCGCGGCCGGAAGGTGGCCATGGTCTTCCAGAACCCCGCCGCCTCATTCGACCCCGTCACCCCGCTCGGCCGCCAACTCGACCGCCTGGTACGCCTCCACCAGGGCGGCACCCGGAGCGAAGCGGCCCAGCAGGTGAGCACCGCACTGACGGAAGTGGGCCTGGACGCCGAGCGCGTCACACGCTCCTACCCCCACCAGCTCTCCGGCGGCATGCTGCAGCGCGTCATGATCGCCGCCGCTCTGCTGTGCCGGCCCGATCTGCTCATCGCCGACGAACCGACCACCGCCCTGGACGTCACCGTGGCCAAGGAGTTCCGCTCCCTGCTGCGCCGTCTGCAGGCCGAGCACGGCTTCGGAGTCCTGTACATCACCCACAACCTGGGCGAGGTCCGCGAACTGTGCACCCGGATGTACGTGCTCTACGCCGGTCAGGTCGTCGAATCAGGCCCGGTGGCCGACGTACTGGACACCCCGGACCACCCCTACACCCGCGCCCTGCTCGCCGCCCTCCCCGACCGGGCCGCCCCCGGAAAAGCGCTGCCCTCCATCCCCGGCAACGTGCCTGACCGCCCCGACCTGCTCACCGGCTGCCCCTTCGCCGACCGCTGTGCCCACACCACCGAGGCATGCGCCACCCCGCTGCCTCTCAACACCGCCGGAGCGCGGGCAAGCGCCTGCCACCTCACCCAGCCGAAGGGAGTCCCCGCGTGA
- a CDS encoding aspartate aminotransferase family protein, with amino-acid sequence MPDHPATTHQADRLREAAGKHLLLHFGQHASLRNGQGMFLPDRADGVYVYDTTGTRYIDGLSALFCAQLGFSYGPEFAKAAEQQLNRLPFSTLWNTAHPAAIELAERLAALAPDGINRVFFTSGGSESVESAWKLARMYHVAQGQPQRTKAIARRTAYHGLTMGALALTGIPALKEPFGAPAFEVTHAPNTNRYRTTDTDEDAFTRRLLAETEAAVLEAGPENVAMLIAEPVQNSGGCLTPPAGYWAGLRAMADQYGFLLVADEVITGFGRIGEYFAVTKYGAIPDMITTAKGLTSSYATLGAVLVSDKVSAPFFNDGVTLLHGLTFAGHPVAAATALTNLDIFERDGVLDNVRGLTGHLHKRLAELTDLSIVGDVRGDGFFWSLELVAGADGRRFTPERQDELVKQFLPARMRGLGLLARADDRGDPVVQIAPPLISTRDELDHIVDLLGQALTDADRYFLHAR; translated from the coding sequence ATGCCCGACCACCCCGCCACCACACACCAGGCCGATCGGCTGCGCGAAGCAGCCGGCAAACACCTGCTCCTGCACTTCGGCCAACACGCGAGCCTGCGCAACGGTCAGGGAATGTTCCTGCCCGACCGGGCCGACGGCGTCTACGTCTACGACACGACCGGAACCCGCTATATCGACGGCCTGTCCGCCCTGTTCTGCGCACAGCTCGGCTTCTCCTACGGCCCCGAGTTCGCCAAGGCGGCCGAACAGCAGCTCAACCGCCTGCCGTTCAGCACCCTGTGGAACACCGCGCACCCCGCCGCCATCGAGCTGGCCGAGCGACTTGCCGCTCTGGCACCCGACGGCATCAACCGCGTGTTCTTCACCTCCGGCGGCTCGGAGTCCGTTGAGTCCGCGTGGAAGCTCGCCCGCATGTACCACGTCGCCCAAGGCCAGCCTCAGCGCACCAAGGCCATCGCCCGCCGCACCGCCTACCACGGCCTGACCATGGGCGCCCTCGCGCTCACGGGAATCCCGGCGCTCAAGGAACCCTTCGGCGCACCAGCCTTCGAGGTCACCCACGCACCCAACACCAACCGCTACCGCACCACCGACACCGATGAGGACGCCTTCACCCGGCGGCTGCTGGCCGAGACCGAAGCGGCGGTGCTGGAGGCCGGCCCGGAGAACGTGGCCATGCTCATCGCCGAACCCGTGCAGAACTCCGGAGGCTGCCTCACGCCTCCGGCGGGCTACTGGGCAGGGCTACGGGCGATGGCGGACCAGTACGGCTTCCTCCTGGTCGCCGACGAGGTCATCACCGGTTTCGGCCGCATCGGCGAATACTTCGCCGTGACCAAGTACGGTGCGATCCCCGACATGATCACCACAGCCAAGGGCCTCACCTCGTCCTACGCCACGCTCGGCGCCGTCCTGGTGTCCGACAAGGTCTCCGCGCCCTTCTTCAACGACGGCGTGACCCTCCTGCACGGGCTGACCTTCGCCGGGCATCCGGTCGCAGCCGCCACTGCCCTGACCAACCTCGACATCTTCGAACGAGACGGCGTCCTGGACAACGTCCGCGGCCTGACCGGCCACCTCCACAAGCGGCTCGCCGAACTGACCGATCTGAGCATCGTGGGCGACGTACGCGGCGACGGCTTCTTCTGGTCCCTCGAACTCGTCGCCGGAGCAGACGGCCGACGCTTCACCCCTGAGCGCCAGGACGAACTCGTCAAGCAGTTCCTTCCCGCACGCATGCGCGGCCTCGGACTCCTGGCCCGCGCGGACGACCGCGGCGACCCGGTCGTGCAGATCGCACCACCCCTGATCTCCACCCGCGACGAACTCGACCACATCGTCGATCTGCTGGGGCAGGCCCTCACTGATGCGGACCGCTATTTCCTCCACGCCCGCTGA